In one window of Athene noctua chromosome 17, bAthNoc1.hap1.1, whole genome shotgun sequence DNA:
- the LOC141967418 gene encoding solute carrier family 2, facilitated glucose transporter member 11-like, translating to MAGFLSDLVQYRKLLLMIMVLGIGGTHLSGFQVSVINYTSVYIQKFINETWLERYGSVLHQETLTLFWSFIVSVYCVGGMIGCLCSGYLTAKYGKKKCLLFNDVVLIIATLHTGFSRRAKSFEMILIGRFLEGIGAGINMNAHVQYAGEISPKKLRGFVNVTSSVFLALGKAVARILGLRDLLGTEDMWNVLLSFSGLVALIQLLFLPSFPESPPYLLLQKGDKAGCLQAMKQLWGEGNYHTEFDDLMKEKAVTKGTKIMNVLEVLKEPSVYPQLSTMLLLLLSLQLCGLSAITFYTSEIFQTANLKESIIPYVSLGVAISELISIIFCSSIIDRFGRRILLWGGYLLMALILVLLETSLLLSDQFLWMRYCSVSLIFLFIIAYGIGPAGAIASVMNEIFTLSTRSSAFVIGGIIMWLGLTFTGMIFPFAVMLLGPFCFLIFIAVLVISAVLIYLFLPETKGKSTSEITEEFKTCRFKKKHHQTVEKNAAKEKTFCTKL from the exons ATGGCTGGTTTCCTCTCAGACCTG GTTCAATACCGGAAGCTATTGCTAATGATCATGGTGCTCGGAATTGGTGGAACCCACCTATCTGGTTTTCAAGTGTCTGTGATCAATTATACTTCCGTG TACATTCAGAAGTTTATCAACGAAACATGGCTGGAGCGATATGGTTCTGTGCTGCATCAGGAGACACTCACATTATTTTGGTCCTTCATCGTGTCTGTGTACTGTGTTGGTGGAATGATAGGGTGTCTGTGTAGTGGGTACCTGACTGCAAAATATGGAAA GAAGAAATGTCTGCTGTTCAACGACGTGGTCCTAATAATAGCCACACTGCATACTGGCTTCAGTAGGAGAGCCAAGTCTTTTGAGATGATCCTGATTGGGCGCTTCCTTGAGGGCATCGGTGCTG GAATAAACATGAATGCTCATGTTCAGTATGCTGGAGAGATCTCACCTAAGAAGTTGCGCGGATTTGTAAATGTGACCTCCTCTGTGTTTCTTGCACTAGGAAAAGCTGTAGCAAGAATTCTTGGATTACG GGACCTTTTAGGAACTGAAGACATGTGGAATGTGCTATTGTCCTTCTCTGGGTTGGTGGCATTAATTCAACTGCTCTTTTTGCCATCCTTTCCTGAGTCCCCTCCCTATCTCTTGCTGCAAAAAGGAGACAAAGCTGGTTGCTTGCAAG CCATGAAGCAACTCTGGGGAGAAGGGAATTATCATACAGAATTTGATGACTTGATGAAGGAAAAGGCTGTAACAAAAGGCACCAAGATCATGAATGTCCTAGAGGTGCTGAAAGAACCATCCGTGTATCCACAGCTGAGTACTATGCTCCTCCTTTTACTGAGTCTACAGCTCTGTGGCTTGAGTGCA ATCACCTTTTACACCTCAGAAATTTTTCAGACAGCCAACCTGAAGGAAAGCATAATCCCATATGTATCTCTAGGAGTTGCAATCTCCGAGCTCATCTCTATCATCTTCTGT agcTCCATTATCGATCGTTTTGGACGCCGGATACTCCTATGGGGCGGTTATCTGCTGATGGCACTGATACTGGTGTTGCTTGAAACAAGCCTTCTACTAAGT GATCAGTTCCTCTGGATGCGTTACTGCAGTGTTAGTCTCATCTTTTTATTCATCATTGCCTATGGAATAGGACCAG CTGGAGCCATCGCATCTGTCATGAATGAAATCTTCACCCTCTCAACAAGGTCGTCCGCTTTTGTAATTGGTGGAATCATCATGTGGCTAGGCCTCACTTTCACTGGAATGATTTTTCCCTTTGCTGTC ATGCTTCTTGGTCCTTTTTGCTTCCTCATCTTTATTGCTGTCCTGGTCATTTCAGCGGTTCTCATCTACCTGTTCCTCCCAGAAACAAAAGGGAAGTCAACCTCTGAAATCACAGAAGAATTCAAAACATGCCGATTTAAGAAGAAACATCATCAGACTGTGGAGAAGAATGCTGCCAAAGAAAAGACATTCTGCACCAAGCTCTGA